The Magnolia sinica isolate HGM2019 chromosome 9, MsV1, whole genome shotgun sequence genome contains a region encoding:
- the LOC131254909 gene encoding uncharacterized protein LOC131254909, whose protein sequence is MYAKERDGDTPRVVQGSTISLVSSSAAKELNLELNCLERPLVIASPMGGFVETAHAILDCHAWTITVTLLRQSPFTIQGRRQFETYEGLRALEEAESAEIIIDHIPVVGEFPEVFRDILGLPPRTEVDFTIDFLPGTTQISMT, encoded by the exons ATGTACGCAAAAGAACGGGATGGGGACACTCCACGAGTTGTCCAAG GTTCTACTATATCTCTTGTTAGTTCATCTGCAGCTAAAGAATTAAATTTAGAATTGAACTGCCTTGAACGACCCTTAGTCATAGCATCTCCAATGGGAGGATTTGTAGAAACT GCTCATGCGATATTGGATTGCCATGCCTGGACGATTACGGTAACGTTACTTAGGCAGTCACCCTTCACTATACAAGGAAGGCGTCAATTTGAGACCTATGAAGGTCTACGGGCTCTAGAAGAGGCAGAATCAGCAGAGATCATCATTGACCATATACCGGTGGTGGGTGAGTTCCCAGAAGTGTTTCGAGACATACTAGGATTGCCACCAAGGACAGAGGTAGATTTTACCATTGACTTCCTACCCGGTACCACCCAGATATCCATGACTTAA